One Candidatus Dormiibacterota bacterium genomic window carries:
- a CDS encoding Mur ligase family protein gives MTVVELRVLDGPNLYFTRPAIKLTLGVAPWLALPDGRAERLTRQAGFTPVATAGAPNSDQRRRYVARFAVHVARLLADATATHLAIRGRPGPDAEQIVVAFVWRRQRAAEAFARELAPLLELCLDGRRSLERAIAAAANRLERMEPGPAPTVLRPSIPIIAVTGTNGKTTTVRLIAQLARAAGHTVAYTTTDGVYRDDELVEAGDYSGFSGAAKALAQPGIDLAVLETARGGILLRGMGTDHNDVAVVTNVTEDHLDQYGIRTLDQLAEVKASITRITRPQGWDVLNADDPRVLAMRRLASGQPWLFSLDADHPAIRTTLAEGGRAISVLDGALVVMTSRRHTHRLLPVEDVPVTLAGISSHNLSNAMAAAAAALGAGIPEGAVVEGLRSFVLDAERNPGRANIFEVDGRVVVVDYAHNEDGMRGLIEIGQGLRAPAAGIFLAFGSAGDRTNAILHRLGYTAARGPDRVAIAQLHRYLRGRDPQDLVNRLQAGLADGGKPEAPVFPNELEALEWMLEASAPNDVIAITALGQRPEIFQDLRDRGGAPVGPLRIRELVRRARS, from the coding sequence GTGACTGTCGTCGAGTTGCGGGTGCTCGACGGACCCAACCTCTACTTCACGCGGCCCGCGATCAAGCTTACGCTGGGCGTCGCCCCCTGGCTCGCCCTCCCGGACGGACGGGCCGAGCGGCTCACGAGGCAGGCCGGCTTCACGCCGGTCGCCACCGCGGGCGCGCCGAATAGCGATCAGCGACGCCGCTACGTCGCCCGCTTCGCGGTGCACGTCGCGCGTCTCCTGGCTGACGCCACCGCCACGCATCTCGCGATTCGGGGCCGGCCTGGTCCGGACGCCGAGCAGATCGTCGTCGCCTTTGTGTGGCGGCGGCAGCGAGCCGCGGAAGCGTTCGCGCGCGAGCTCGCCCCGCTGCTCGAGCTATGCCTGGACGGTCGACGATCGCTGGAGCGGGCTATCGCTGCGGCCGCCAATCGGCTCGAGAGGATGGAGCCCGGGCCGGCGCCGACTGTGCTGCGCCCCAGCATCCCGATCATCGCGGTGACGGGAACCAACGGCAAGACCACCACGGTGCGGTTGATTGCGCAGCTGGCGCGGGCGGCCGGGCACACGGTCGCCTACACGACGACCGACGGGGTCTATCGCGATGACGAGCTGGTGGAGGCAGGCGACTACTCCGGGTTCAGTGGGGCGGCCAAGGCGCTGGCGCAACCCGGTATCGACCTCGCGGTGCTGGAGACGGCGCGTGGCGGGATCCTGCTGCGGGGGATGGGCACCGACCACAACGACGTGGCGGTGGTGACCAACGTGACCGAGGACCACCTCGATCAATACGGGATCCGCACGCTCGACCAGCTGGCGGAAGTCAAGGCCAGTATCACCCGGATCACGAGGCCGCAGGGCTGGGACGTGCTCAACGCCGACGATCCGAGGGTGCTGGCGATGCGGCGCTTGGCGTCGGGCCAGCCCTGGCTCTTCTCGCTGGACGCGGACCACCCGGCGATCCGCACGACACTGGCCGAGGGTGGACGGGCGATCTCGGTTCTCGACGGCGCCCTGGTGGTCATGACATCTCGCCGGCATACCCATCGGCTGCTCCCGGTCGAGGATGTGCCGGTCACACTGGCCGGCATCTCCAGCCACAACCTCAGCAACGCGATGGCTGCGGCGGCCGCCGCGCTCGGTGCCGGGATCCCCGAGGGAGCCGTCGTCGAGGGGCTTCGCTCCTTCGTGCTGGACGCCGAGCGCAATCCGGGCCGAGCCAATATCTTCGAGGTGGATGGCCGCGTGGTCGTCGTCGATTACGCCCATAACGAAGATGGCATGCGCGGCTTGATCGAGATCGGCCAGGGGCTGCGAGCGCCGGCTGCCGGCATCTTTCTGGCGTTTGGCTCGGCCGGCGACCGGACCAACGCCATCCTCCACCGACTCGGATACACCGCGGCGCGTGGCCCCGACCGGGTCGCGATCGCCCAGCTTCATCGGTACCTGCGTGGCCGCGATCCGCAGGACCTGGTAAATCGGCTGCAGGCGGGACTTGCGGACGGCGGGAAGCCGGAGGCGCCCGTTTTTCCGAACGAGCTCGAGGCGCTCGAGTGGATGTTGGAGGCGTCGGCACCCAACGATGTGATTGCGATCACGGCGCTCGGGCAACGCCCCGAGATCTTCCAGGACCTGCGCGACCGGGGCGGGGCGCCGGTCGGGCCGCTCCGCATCCGGGAACTGGTGCGGCGAGCGCGGAGTTAG
- a CDS encoding Tim44-like domain-containing protein, which produces MPLVIRHMVPGDSTGLLPSMPNGLTYALLRPLLIPFALVCLGLGFVLWRFMGDIPAVLRMGLEVLVDWLQHGGPGPQKRRPEPSIAYPVDAGVDAIRAVDPAFSTPSFLVEVERIGGLVVAAWANRDQADCRCVMTDDSWDLQQAQLARPVGDGWRAFAQTVTVKAESIVAVRSDPAIHRINVRMRMLCPPGTGKVIRGRRILEWVEDWTLIRPRSGSPAAGWRVDAMNHVAVHLERAA; this is translated from the coding sequence TTGCCGCTCGTCATAAGGCACATGGTCCCGGGCGACTCGACGGGTCTGCTGCCGAGCATGCCGAATGGGCTGACCTACGCGCTGCTGCGGCCGCTGCTCATCCCGTTTGCCCTCGTGTGCCTCGGCCTCGGTTTCGTGCTCTGGCGGTTCATGGGCGATATCCCAGCCGTACTGAGGATGGGCCTCGAGGTCTTGGTCGATTGGCTTCAACACGGTGGTCCTGGCCCACAGAAGCGCCGCCCGGAACCGTCGATCGCCTACCCGGTCGATGCCGGGGTCGATGCGATTCGCGCCGTCGATCCGGCGTTCTCGACGCCATCGTTCCTGGTCGAGGTCGAGCGGATCGGCGGCCTGGTCGTAGCTGCCTGGGCGAATCGCGACCAGGCGGATTGTCGGTGCGTCATGACCGACGACAGCTGGGATCTCCAGCAGGCTCAGCTGGCGCGGCCGGTTGGTGACGGCTGGCGCGCCTTCGCGCAGACCGTAACGGTGAAGGCCGAATCGATCGTCGCGGTGCGCAGCGATCCGGCCATCCACCGGATCAACGTTCGGATGCGCATGCTCTGCCCTCCTGGCACCGGCAAGGTGATTCGGGGGCGCCGCATCCTCGAATGGGTCGAAGACTGGACGCTGATCCGCCCCAGGTCCGGTTCGCCGGCTGCCGGGTGGCGGGTCGACGCGATGAACCACGTCGCGGTCCACCTCGAACGCGCGGCCTAA
- a CDS encoding YciI family protein, with product MRFMILIKASTESEAGVLPDEQLLTEMGQFNEELVKAGVMLAGEGLQPSSKGARVKFAGAKRTVIDGPFAETKELIAGFWLWQVKSMDEAIEWVKRIPNPTGVEGEVEIRQVFEADDFGANLTPEARQREERLRSQAAARQ from the coding sequence ATGCGATTCATGATCCTGATCAAAGCCAGCACAGAGTCGGAGGCGGGCGTGCTTCCCGATGAGCAGCTTTTGACCGAGATGGGCCAGTTCAACGAGGAGCTGGTGAAAGCCGGCGTGATGCTCGCCGGCGAGGGGCTCCAGCCGAGCTCGAAAGGCGCGCGCGTCAAGTTCGCCGGCGCGAAGCGGACCGTCATCGATGGGCCATTCGCCGAGACAAAGGAGTTGATCGCCGGCTTCTGGCTATGGCAGGTGAAATCGATGGACGAGGCGATCGAATGGGTCAAGCGCATCCCCAATCCCACCGGCGTGGAGGGCGAGGTCGAGATTCGCCAGGTCTTCGAGGCCGACGACTTCGGTGCCAACTTGACGCCAGAGGCCAGACAGCGGGAGGAGCGCCTGCGTTCGCAGGCGGCCGCCAGGCAGTAG
- a CDS encoding winged helix-turn-helix domain-containing protein gives MARVSMPSQRMTELYLIQGEVPDTRDLDDARQWITIYRELVTFADRTLNRLRREAGGNGQTDRSWASDADERGMEGHLRRLQSRLDFWERRLWDLAGLDLDIRRRVLTYAGRRLTLTRREAQLLSFLARRPGQFFSAAQLVSLAWAAPALSAEQLRTYVVRLRRHLATTGIPARLVSEPRRGYGMVFTA, from the coding sequence ATGGCCCGCGTCAGCATGCCCAGCCAGCGGATGACGGAGCTCTACCTGATCCAGGGCGAGGTGCCCGACACCAGAGACCTCGACGATGCACGCCAGTGGATCACGATCTACCGCGAGCTGGTCACCTTCGCCGACCGGACCTTGAACCGGCTGCGGCGAGAAGCGGGTGGCAACGGTCAGACCGACAGGTCATGGGCCAGCGACGCGGACGAGCGCGGGATGGAAGGGCACCTGCGGCGCTTGCAGTCGCGGCTCGATTTCTGGGAGCGGCGCTTGTGGGATCTGGCCGGCCTCGACCTCGACATTCGGCGGCGCGTGCTCACCTATGCGGGGCGGCGGCTTACGCTGACCCGTCGCGAGGCGCAATTGCTTTCCTTCCTGGCGCGGCGGCCCGGTCAGTTCTTCTCGGCGGCCCAACTGGTGAGCCTTGCCTGGGCGGCGCCCGCGCTTTCCGCCGAACAACTTCGCACCTACGTCGTGCGCCTGCGACGCCACCTGGCGACCACGGGGATCCCGGCCCGGCTGGTCAGCGAACCGCGCCGTGGCTACGGGATGGTATTCACCGCGTGA
- the cphA gene encoding cyanophycin synthetase: MDTRVERDEDAKHEPVENKPPLKPDLKILESQVLRGPNFWSYDPAIRLLVDLGSLEHWPSNTIPAFNDALIDLLPGLQDHGCSLHRPGGFIERLRDGTWMGHVAEHVALELQRETGGTTTRGKTRRAGTPGYYNVVYGYNEEQVGLAAGKLAVRLLNHLVQANPTFDFVAELESLVLLADKAAFGPSTQAILDEAARRDIPYIRLNEQSFVQLGQGKYQQRIRATMTSRTSALGVDIAGDKKLTTSLLASAGLPVPRGDTVQSADEAAAVAARIGYPVVLKPLDGNHGRGVSLDVRTEEDVRRGYERAISQTRSGVVVVESFIKGNDYRVLVIDGHMVAVAERVPAHVIGDGEHTVRELVDITNRDPRRGIGHEKVLTRIKIDDAADELVKRQGFGLDEIPPKDAVVKLADTANMSTGGISIDRTMEADHDNVEIAEEAARVVGLDVAGIDFLTPDISQPVRETGGAIVEVNAAPGFRMHTHPTEGEPQYVAKAVIDLLFPQGTPSRIPIVAVTGSNGKTTTARMIAHIVRGLGHKVGMTTTDGIYIDGRLVKQADASGPRSARMVLQNPRVDFAVFEVARGGILREGLGYSANDVGVVLNVTGDHLGLKEVNSLRQLAAIKRVVVEAVPRGGTAVLNADDELVAEMRTHCSGSVILFSMQDDNELVGRWVRRGRKAFVIERQPGGGEMMVLREGRRTTQIAWIHLIPATFEGRARANVQNALAAAAAAHAAGAHLHDIRQGLRSFHPSFHEAPGRLNMFELHGVKVIVDYAHNPHGLALAGDFVERLTAPGVNGPEPGRRIAVIATPGDRRDEDMRELGRVAARVFDILIVREDANPRGRKRGEIAGHVMEGIKAAAESRVQSAEIIIDEGPAIDAALSRATAGDVVLLCVDKPADTWRNLEARRALPVSPGT; the protein is encoded by the coding sequence ATGGACACGCGAGTCGAGCGCGACGAGGACGCCAAGCACGAGCCTGTCGAGAACAAACCACCGCTAAAGCCCGACCTCAAGATCCTCGAAAGCCAGGTCCTTCGTGGCCCTAACTTCTGGTCGTACGACCCGGCGATCCGCCTGCTGGTCGACCTCGGCTCGCTCGAGCACTGGCCCTCCAACACGATTCCCGCCTTCAACGATGCGCTGATCGACCTGCTGCCGGGTCTGCAGGATCATGGCTGCTCGCTCCATCGCCCGGGCGGCTTCATCGAGCGGCTGCGCGACGGGACCTGGATGGGCCACGTCGCCGAGCACGTCGCACTCGAACTCCAGCGCGAAACCGGCGGGACCACGACGCGAGGCAAGACCCGGCGGGCCGGAACGCCCGGCTACTACAACGTGGTCTACGGCTACAACGAGGAACAGGTCGGGCTGGCGGCCGGGAAGCTCGCCGTCCGTCTACTCAATCACCTGGTGCAGGCCAACCCCACCTTCGACTTCGTCGCGGAGTTGGAAAGCCTGGTGCTGCTGGCCGACAAAGCGGCCTTCGGCCCCTCGACCCAGGCGATTCTCGACGAAGCCGCCCGCCGGGACATTCCCTACATCCGGCTGAATGAGCAATCCTTTGTCCAGCTCGGACAGGGCAAGTACCAGCAGCGGATCCGCGCCACCATGACCTCCCGCACCTCGGCCTTGGGCGTGGACATCGCGGGCGACAAGAAGCTGACCACGTCCTTGCTCGCTTCTGCCGGGCTGCCGGTGCCGCGAGGCGATACCGTCCAATCGGCGGACGAGGCCGCCGCGGTCGCCGCCCGCATCGGCTACCCGGTTGTGTTGAAGCCGCTAGACGGGAACCACGGGCGCGGCGTCAGCCTCGACGTGCGCACCGAGGAAGACGTCCGGCGCGGCTATGAGCGGGCCATCAGCCAGACGCGCAGCGGTGTTGTCGTGGTGGAGAGCTTCATCAAGGGTAACGACTATCGCGTGCTCGTCATCGACGGCCACATGGTCGCGGTCGCGGAGCGGGTCCCGGCGCACGTCATCGGCGACGGCGAGCACACGGTGCGCGAGCTGGTCGACATCACGAACCGCGATCCGAGGCGCGGCATCGGCCACGAAAAGGTGCTGACCCGGATCAAGATCGATGACGCCGCTGACGAGCTGGTCAAACGGCAGGGATTCGGCCTAGACGAGATTCCTCCCAAGGACGCCGTCGTCAAGCTGGCGGACACCGCCAACATGTCGACCGGAGGCATCTCGATCGACCGCACCATGGAGGCCGACCACGACAACGTCGAGATCGCGGAAGAGGCGGCGCGCGTGGTTGGTCTCGACGTGGCGGGCATCGACTTCCTCACGCCCGACATCTCCCAGCCGGTTCGGGAGACCGGCGGAGCGATCGTCGAGGTGAACGCCGCCCCGGGCTTTCGGATGCATACCCACCCCACCGAGGGCGAGCCGCAGTATGTGGCGAAGGCCGTCATCGATCTGCTCTTTCCGCAGGGAACGCCCTCGCGCATCCCGATCGTCGCCGTCACCGGATCGAACGGGAAGACCACCACCGCGCGCATGATCGCCCACATCGTCAGGGGCCTCGGCCACAAGGTCGGGATGACGACCACCGACGGCATCTATATCGACGGCCGGCTCGTCAAGCAGGCGGACGCCAGCGGCCCGCGCTCCGCCCGCATGGTGCTCCAGAATCCCCGTGTCGACTTTGCGGTCTTCGAGGTCGCCCGCGGCGGGATCTTGCGGGAGGGCCTGGGCTACAGCGCGAACGATGTCGGAGTCGTGCTCAATGTCACCGGCGACCATCTCGGCCTGAAAGAGGTCAACTCCCTGCGGCAGCTGGCCGCGATCAAGCGCGTGGTCGTCGAGGCCGTCCCCCGTGGCGGCACCGCCGTCCTCAACGCCGATGACGAGCTGGTGGCCGAGATGCGGACCCACTGCAGCGGGTCGGTGATCCTCTTCTCGATGCAAGACGACAACGAGCTGGTGGGTCGCTGGGTGCGCCGCGGCCGCAAAGCCTTCGTCATCGAGAGGCAGCCGGGCGGCGGCGAGATGATGGTGCTGCGCGAGGGCCGGCGCACAACGCAGATCGCCTGGATCCACCTGATCCCGGCCACCTTCGAGGGTCGGGCGCGGGCGAACGTCCAGAATGCGCTGGCCGCCGCGGCGGCGGCCCACGCCGCCGGCGCCCACCTTCACGACATCCGGCAGGGGCTGCGCAGCTTCCATCCGTCCTTCCACGAAGCGCCCGGACGCCTCAACATGTTCGAGCTGCACGGTGTGAAGGTGATCGTCGACTACGCCCACAACCCGCATGGCCTCGCGCTGGCCGGCGACTTCGTGGAGCGCCTGACGGCGCCCGGCGTCAATGGACCCGAGCCGGGTCGCCGCATCGCCGTGATCGCAACCCCGGGTGATCGCCGGGACGAGGACATGCGCGAGCTCGGGCGGGTGGCGGCGCGCGTCTTCGACATCCTGATCGTGCGCGAAGACGCGAACCCGCGCGGCCGGAAGCGCGGCGAGATCGCCGGCCATGTGATGGAGGGCATCAAAGCGGCCGCGGAGAGCCGCGTGCAGAGCGCAGAGATCATCATCGACGAAGGGCCGGCCATCGACGCCGCCCTCAGTCGCGCCACTGCCGGCGATGTCGTCCTGCTCTGCGTCGACAAGCCCGCCGACACCTGGCGCAACCTGGAGGCACGCCGGGCGCTGCCCGTCTCGCCCGGGACCTAA
- a CDS encoding glucodextranase DOMON-like domain-containing protein — translation MIRHRVSRLRKLSLTVGLAVALLPAGLPPISGWASHAASDGPGNLSHFDLARKDCLGTARNTTSKVWFTVANGVLSDVYFPTADNTNVETLQLVVTDGRTFTDLQTRDMTYTVKAPDARSLECQVTSTAKSGRYRITTDYLTDPARNTLLMRIMFEPQERDNANYHVYLRYDPSINGNGGGGSGNGGGDSGLIDTSTGHAVPVAFDTKTTSQAVNRTYAVPVFSALDASRPFRQVSSGFAGAASDGLTQLDASRALTSTNDTASNGNLVQTAQLDFAEEGDLTVALGFGTTQAQAVAAAAGSLHAEFEDVRGSFRAGWHAYDASLIKPPAHMAGLTRSQWRQLVNAYYLSANVVKASEDKTFPGAIVASLASPWGQAISAGDPNNLYFGSYREVFARDLYEAWTALMVDGDVQTARAAARFLLERQQLPDGSMPRNSLLNGKVAPDSFNTQLDEVSYPIVMAYQLGMTDSALYQNHIRSAIDFLIAHGPSFGPERWEEQGGFSPSTIAAEVAGLVAGATIADANGDIATANVARAVADDWQRSLPGWAVTTNGPLASHPYYIRLSKTGDPNAAISYNVGNGGPTLDQRSIIDQGFLEMVRLGLTPASDPTIAQSLPVVDATIKANTSTGAGFHRYNGDGYGDGATDGHPWAPSGKGTGHLWPALAGERGEYELATGNAAAGWQRLIAMLGGASGPGLIPEQVWELPDLAASPFGTDPTVASIGFRNGGPAGSASPLTWSDAQFVRLMRDLSAGKVLEQPAAVASRYVAHRQGQTSLTVTQPADNSSVAGSPVTVAGTSVPGNTIYVAATNTDNNSQTTTATTVVQPDGSFSLNVPVSGGTTVFNIVAVSPSGATAHVTRSVVFDFTPGTVLLDVTDPTGDDNGPGNYAYPTAGDFHAGAFDIQEFRVIESPDGATSTFKLKVRDLSPTFGSPLGAQLVDVYVHDPTAAAANTSTAASFPQRNYAIAAAAAWSRLVEVQGFGQRYIDAQGTTKGTVTISANAISRFITFSVPTASLGGAPASGWGFTVVLTGQDGFSPDQARGFAPTPQAYQFGVCATASADPHCTFDPNKVPKAMDVLTPAGVLQSNELDYTLHNPVTLQDVIIP, via the coding sequence GTGATTCGACACCGCGTATCGCGACTTCGCAAGTTGAGTCTCACGGTCGGGCTGGCGGTGGCACTCCTACCGGCCGGGCTCCCGCCAATCAGCGGTTGGGCATCCCACGCGGCATCGGACGGGCCGGGAAATCTCTCGCACTTCGACCTGGCGAGGAAGGATTGCCTGGGCACCGCCCGGAACACCACGTCGAAGGTCTGGTTCACGGTCGCGAACGGTGTCCTGAGCGACGTCTATTTCCCGACCGCCGACAACACGAATGTCGAAACCCTCCAGCTCGTCGTGACGGACGGGCGCACCTTTACCGACCTGCAGACGCGCGACATGACCTACACGGTGAAGGCGCCGGATGCGCGGTCGCTCGAATGCCAGGTGACCAGCACGGCAAAGAGCGGACGCTACCGGATCACGACCGACTATCTCACGGATCCCGCGCGGAACACGCTGCTGATGCGCATCATGTTCGAGCCGCAGGAGCGCGACAACGCAAACTACCACGTCTATCTTCGCTACGACCCGAGCATCAACGGCAATGGCGGTGGCGGCTCGGGTAACGGCGGCGGTGACTCGGGCCTCATCGATACCTCGACCGGGCACGCAGTGCCGGTCGCCTTCGACACGAAGACCACGAGCCAGGCGGTGAACCGCACCTACGCGGTCCCGGTCTTCAGCGCGCTCGATGCCTCGCGTCCTTTCCGTCAGGTCAGCAGCGGCTTCGCTGGCGCCGCCAGCGACGGTCTCACCCAGCTTGATGCGTCTCGCGCGCTGACTTCCACCAACGACACCGCGAGCAACGGCAACCTCGTCCAGACTGCGCAGCTCGACTTCGCGGAGGAGGGCGACCTCACCGTGGCGCTCGGCTTCGGCACGACCCAGGCGCAGGCGGTCGCGGCCGCCGCGGGCTCGCTGCACGCCGAGTTCGAGGACGTGCGGGGCTCTTTCCGGGCGGGCTGGCACGCGTACGACGCCTCGCTCATCAAGCCGCCTGCCCACATGGCCGGCCTGACGAGAAGCCAGTGGCGCCAGCTCGTGAACGCGTACTACCTGAGCGCCAATGTCGTCAAGGCCAGCGAGGACAAGACCTTCCCCGGCGCGATCGTGGCCAGCCTGGCGTCCCCCTGGGGCCAGGCGATCTCGGCCGGCGATCCCAACAATCTCTACTTCGGCTCGTACCGCGAGGTCTTTGCGCGCGATCTCTACGAGGCCTGGACTGCGCTCATGGTGGATGGTGATGTGCAGACGGCACGCGCCGCAGCGCGGTTCCTCCTCGAGCGCCAGCAGCTCCCGGATGGGTCGATGCCGCGCAATAGCCTGCTCAACGGCAAGGTGGCGCCCGACTCCTTCAACACCCAGCTCGACGAAGTCAGCTACCCGATCGTCATGGCTTATCAGCTCGGCATGACCGACTCGGCCCTGTATCAGAACCACATCCGATCGGCGATCGATTTCTTGATCGCGCACGGCCCGTCCTTCGGTCCCGAGCGCTGGGAAGAGCAGGGCGGCTTCTCGCCCTCCACGATCGCGGCCGAAGTCGCCGGGCTCGTGGCGGGCGCGACGATTGCCGATGCCAATGGCGATATCGCAACGGCGAATGTGGCGCGCGCTGTCGCCGACGACTGGCAGCGAAGCCTGCCGGGCTGGGCCGTCACGACCAACGGGCCGCTTGCGAGCCATCCGTACTACATCCGTCTCTCCAAGACAGGCGATCCCAACGCGGCGATCTCGTACAACGTTGGCAATGGCGGCCCGACGTTGGACCAGCGCTCGATCATCGACCAGGGGTTCCTGGAGATGGTGCGCCTCGGCCTGACTCCGGCCTCCGATCCGACGATCGCCCAGTCGCTCCCGGTCGTCGATGCGACCATCAAGGCCAACACGTCCACCGGCGCCGGCTTCCATCGCTACAACGGGGATGGCTATGGCGATGGCGCCACCGATGGACACCCATGGGCACCGTCGGGCAAGGGCACCGGCCACCTGTGGCCCGCGCTCGCGGGTGAGCGGGGCGAGTACGAGCTCGCGACCGGCAATGCCGCCGCCGGGTGGCAGCGTCTGATCGCGATGCTGGGCGGCGCCTCCGGTCCGGGGTTGATCCCGGAGCAGGTCTGGGAGCTGCCCGACCTCGCCGCCTCACCGTTCGGGACGGATCCCACCGTCGCGTCGATCGGGTTCCGTAACGGCGGGCCGGCAGGGTCGGCATCGCCGCTGACCTGGTCGGACGCGCAGTTCGTTCGCCTCATGCGCGATCTGAGTGCCGGCAAGGTGCTCGAGCAGCCGGCCGCCGTGGCGAGCCGCTATGTCGCGCATCGGCAGGGCCAGACCAGCCTGACCGTCACCCAGCCGGCCGACAACAGCTCGGTCGCCGGGTCACCTGTCACGGTGGCCGGCACGTCGGTGCCGGGAAACACGATCTACGTCGCGGCGACGAACACCGATAACAACAGTCAGACCACGACGGCGACGACGGTGGTTCAGCCCGACGGCAGCTTTAGCCTGAACGTGCCGGTCAGCGGCGGAACGACCGTCTTCAACATCGTGGCGGTCAGCCCGTCGGGCGCGACCGCTCATGTCACCCGCAGCGTCGTCTTCGACTTCACGCCGGGAACGGTCCTCCTGGACGTCACTGACCCGACTGGCGACGACAACGGGCCCGGGAACTATGCGTATCCGACGGCCGGCGACTTCCATGCGGGCGCGTTCGACATCCAGGAGTTCCGCGTCATCGAAAGTCCGGACGGCGCGACCAGCACCTTCAAGTTGAAAGTGCGCGACCTATCCCCAACGTTTGGCAGTCCGCTCGGCGCGCAACTGGTCGACGTCTACGTGCACGACCCAACTGCCGCCGCAGCGAACACGTCGACGGCCGCGTCGTTTCCCCAGCGCAACTACGCCATCGCGGCCGCCGCAGCCTGGAGCCGCCTTGTCGAGGTGCAGGGCTTCGGCCAGCGCTACATCGATGCGCAGGGCACCACGAAGGGAACGGTGACCATCAGCGCCAATGCGATCTCGCGCTTCATCACCTTCAGCGTGCCGACCGCCAGCCTGGGCGGAGCGCCCGCGTCCGGCTGGGGATTCACGGTGGTCCTCACCGGCCAGGACGGCTTCAGCCCGGACCAGGCGCGCGGCTTCGCGCCGACGCCCCAGGCGTACCAGTTCGGCGTCTGCGCGACGGCGAGCGCCGACCCACACTGCACCTTCGATCCCAACAAGGTGCCGAAAGCGATGGACGTGCTCACGCCGGCGGGCGTGCTGCAGTCAAACGAGCTCGATTACACGCTGCACAATCCGGTGACGCTGCAGGACGTCATCATTCCGTAG
- a CDS encoding RNA polymerase sigma factor yields MDAVWRLESARLIAGLARIVHDVGLAEELAQDALVAALEQWPESGIPDKPGAWLMGTAKHRAIDLLRRRKRLELKYEEMGHELLGVEHEISEREFEAVIDMDVGDDLLGLIFTACHPVLSPEARVALTLRLLGGLTTEEIARAFLVSEPAVAQRIVRAKRALHEAHVRFEVPQGAELATRLPSVLEVIYLIFNEGYTATAGDDWLRPALCEDALRLGRILAELTPREPEVHGLVALMEIQASRMRARVGRTGDAVLLLDQDRGRWDQLLIRRGLAALERAEHLGDGLGPYALQAAIAACHARARTAAETDWARIAAFYDALAHLAPSPVMELNRAVAHGMAFGPAAGLDLVDALTAEPSLANYQYLPSVRGDLLAKLARFDEARVEFERAATLTLNARQRELLLERAAHCNR; encoded by the coding sequence ATTGACGCTGTCTGGAGGCTCGAGTCCGCCCGGCTGATTGCCGGCCTCGCGCGGATCGTGCACGACGTCGGCCTCGCGGAGGAGCTCGCGCAGGACGCGTTGGTTGCGGCGCTCGAACAATGGCCGGAGTCGGGGATCCCCGACAAACCGGGCGCCTGGCTCATGGGCACCGCGAAACATCGCGCCATCGACCTCCTTCGCCGAAGGAAACGGCTCGAGCTGAAGTACGAGGAAATGGGACACGAGTTGCTGGGCGTCGAGCATGAGATATCCGAGCGCGAATTCGAGGCCGTCATCGACATGGACGTCGGCGACGACCTCCTTGGTCTCATCTTCACCGCCTGTCATCCGGTCCTCTCCCCGGAGGCGCGCGTCGCTCTCACCCTTCGCCTCCTCGGCGGCCTGACAACGGAAGAGATCGCGCGAGCGTTCCTCGTTTCCGAACCGGCCGTGGCCCAACGGATCGTCCGGGCCAAGCGGGCGCTTCACGAGGCGCACGTCCGCTTTGAGGTCCCCCAGGGAGCCGAGCTTGCGACGAGGTTGCCGTCGGTCCTCGAGGTGATCTATCTGATCTTCAATGAGGGCTACACGGCGACGGCGGGTGACGACTGGTTGCGACCAGCCCTCTGCGAGGACGCGCTCCGTCTCGGCCGGATCCTCGCCGAGCTCACTCCCAGGGAGCCGGAGGTCCACGGCCTCGTCGCGCTGATGGAGATCCAGGCCTCGCGCATGCGAGCCAGAGTGGGCCGGACGGGAGACGCGGTCCTGTTGCTGGACCAGGACCGTGGGCGCTGGGATCAACTCCTGATCCGGCGTGGACTCGCCGCCCTCGAGCGTGCCGAGCACCTCGGTGATGGGCTCGGTCCCTATGCGCTGCAGGCCGCGATCGCCGCCTGCCACGCCCGAGCGCGCACCGCGGCCGAAACGGACTGGGCGCGCATCGCGGCGTTCTACGACGCCCTCGCCCACCTCGCGCCATCGCCTGTGATGGAGTTGAATCGCGCGGTCGCGCACGGCATGGCATTCGGCCCGGCGGCGGGCCTCGACCTCGTGGATGCGCTCACTGCCGAGCCCTCGCTGGCGAACTATCAGTATTTGCCGAGCGTGCGCGGCGACCTCCTCGCCAAGCTCGCCCGCTTCGATGAAGCCCGCGTGGAGTTCGAGCGCGCGGCGACGTTGACTCTCAATGCTCGCCAGCGCGAACTGCTGCTCGAGCGGGCAGCTCACTGCAACAGGTGA